The nucleotide sequence GTCAAAGACAGTCGTGATATTAACACAAGgagaacattttttaaaatataaatcataaCACACGATGTCACAGGGACATTTTGGATCCTTCATGGGCCACAATATTGTATGTTACTATCATCAAAACAGCAAATCAAAACATACATTTCTGCAATTACTGAGTGAAATGTGGAGGGAAACACTGTTTGTCCATCAGTTTCAATCTAAaattcaaaaatgaaatgttttttttaaaaacacacctgCGCCTGTATGTTAGATGCTGCTCCACCAGTAGAAGTACGGACTTTGGAGGTTTTGCTGAGCACTTTCTTCTGTTGCAGAGCCATGCTGTATTTGCAGGCTGCATTACGATATTCCTTATCATGGAAAATGGCATCAGCATGGTAAACCAACAACTGGTACTTCTGGGCCGGCGAGAACAGCTCCCTTTAATCAAAAAGATACAAATAATAAAGGAGTAAAAATGAGAATAGATACAACGTAGAAAACTGACTCTCAGTTACAAACATGCTAATAGAACATAGACTTAAATGATCACTGAGCAACAGAGAAAGCGGAATAGACACAGTAGAAAATCAgccacataaaaacatttacagccaACAAAAATAAGTAAGAATATTCTTAATAGAAAAACCCTAACAACAGCAAAGATCGTGAGAGTGTCTACTGATCAAAAGCACAGGAATGTAAAAAGCTTTCCAAGAAGTTTGTGTAAAGACTAAGGGTATCCTGCTTCAGCTGTCTGCTCCTTGTAAAAACTGATGTTGGGCtacaccaaaacaaaactgcacTACAACTCTGTCACATATCCACTGGTTTTAATAAGTCACTCTACATTGTCAATATTGTGACGGGATAGCAAAACAAATTATTACGAATCTGTGTCATTTCTTCCTGTATAATACTCGCTGGACTGTTGAACTCATAGTAGTTCAAGCTAGCTGCTAACAGCAGACACCATTATGTTTAAGGACTTTGAATAGGACTAttacttgaaaaaaaattacatactCAGTATCCACccaattatatatattaaactCTTATTAGCGTAATTACTTGGGTTTTGACGGCGTCTGTTCTGCTTTACGGTTACAATTACCAATGTATATTGTTGCTGACCAGTTAGCTTTAGGCTATCACTGTCACAGGCTGACAACATGATGAAGAAAGCACTCTTCAGGAAATAGACGGGCCCCCGTCTGACAATACTTACGGATTGTTATTACTCATCGTCAGCAACAAACTGCTCAATATCCGGACATTAGAgtgaaggccagcagcagccatATCCCGCACATGATCTATTACATTCATTTTCGCTGAAGTTGAGGGCTTGCTTTAGGTTTCCGTCTCAAGTTAAAAGTTTGGGCTTGTAAACAGCTAACGGTAGCTAGCTTCTGATGTATTAAAAATGGCGCCGAACAGCCTTCCTTCCGTATATTGTTGCCTTTAGGTGCACTTTGCAGGTTCGTATTTTTAGCCACGACGCTCATAAATACGACATTTTCCGGTAATATGCGACTTTGGTCCACAAATCTGGCATATTAttggctttatttttattttgcatcaaAAAATGAAGATTTATATTCAACAACAGAGTAAAAACCTTTACATTTGCCTCCTCAATACACAAAGCTAGGTAGTCAGTGTTCGCTATTTCCTATAGTGTGAATGCATCTTCTATTTTTGCTGCaacaatgtttttaatttagtaAATTGATGTACAAACAGTCTATGATAATACTACAAATTTCACCAAGAATTTGGATAACACCTATTAAATCAAACACTATCAAATTTGTCAGACAGCCTTTTCATGGTACCTACTTGCATTATAAAAATACATGgcataaatataattttttttaaaaaaggtaatTAGTATCTCCTTTTTCATTACGTTTGGGCATACAGTGTCCCTAATATATGGATGTGactatttatatatgtatacattGGTCATATAATGCAataagagacacaaaaacatctcTGCACTTCATATTCAAGGACAAACCTGCCCTTTTTAacttgctttttatttttcctcacagATTGATTCAGATGATACGAATTTAGCCAGAAAGACAGAAGTCACCGGTGACAGACACTGTGGCCCTCCTCACAAGTGCCCCTGTCAATATCACGTCCATAGACAGTATGTAAAAAGACCATACCCCACCACaacatcagttttttttgtctttcatgaAAATGACTGTTTACTACGTGAGTTAAAttcaatattaataatataatttcaatgaaaataatagttaaGTTTGAAATATTATTGATCTAAAAATTTGAATATTGTGCAGAGGGATAAATAACATTTGGAACTATATATTTATAATGGCAAATTAtcatttattatattactaATATTCGGTTATCTTATGCTATCTAATGATACCATCCTTTGTTTTATACCATGTCAGAAAAATATTTAGCCTTTTAACAAGTAAACTTGTCAAAACAACAATTAATGACATAATAATGATGCAATActaaaaacaactttttgaCAATTGGGTAGAACTGGTTTACACACGTCTGCCTGTAAGAGATAATAAGACAGAAAGAAGCCCAAGCTGTAAAACATACAATAAGGTCGAACATCTGTAACACCAAATCACAGTAACCACAATAAAACACcatgaagaaaacaacaaccgGTGACATCATCATAAACATCAAGTAGTCAGGGACAACAAAGCACTGATGTCAGATGATCCCTTTACTGAGACTTGACACATACAGTTCAGTACTGGATGTCTCAGATGAAATCTCTGGGAACTGTTGGTACTCAAATGTGGTGTCGTATATTATCAGTGATTAATCATGTAGGTCAGCGAGGTTGATTAGGGAGGCTGAAAGAATGTTTTCCAGGTTAGTGCCTGTTGATTTCTCAAGAAACGTTACCttgaagacagacacacatacatagataaacacacaggcaaCTGCAGTCGCACATGCGCACAGCTAAAGCCAGCAGCTGAACCTTGTGTCAAAACACAGAAGGAAATCAACAGCGGGCAGTGCAACATCTCTTCTCGATTTCAGCTTTACCTTTAATTTACGGAAAGTACTTGTCGACacaaagtgtttttcatttacGTCCGCATACCATGACCGAACAATCAGCATTACTTCTTCGAAAACAACTGGCAGGTAATACGAAAATAAAATTGTAAGCAAATATAGTCTATATAATGGCCACCTACCtagcagctaacgttagctttttttttagctaCGCAAAGCTATGTTTACGCCATAGGAGTAAGCTCAGAAAGCTAACCAGGCAACATAATGGGTTCCTTTATCACTGCAGTTCAGTATGAACTATGCTACTGTGATTAGTCCATCTCCGATAGAAATAAAGATATATATTTTGAGGCGGACGTGGCTCAAATAATATTATATCTGAACCAACAAATGAATCGCATCGCCAACCTGGCTAACAGGCTAGCAAGTTCGACATTAGTTAGCTGACGGAACAAAGGAATAATCAATCCAGGGACTCATCTGCTCTGATGACTTTGGGTTTGCTAATGATAGCTGCATACATTTTAAGCCTTATGTTATTTAATCAATATCAactgaagaaaaatacaaactaaACACCACGGAGCCATATAAGATCATATCTAACGTTTCTGATGTCAAATCGGGCTCAGACTGTAACGCAGGTTAGTTTTAGCGGCTTTTAGTAAGAATGCGTATCTCAGTGTTCAAACCCTCAGTAATGAAAATCATATTTTTCTCCCGTTTGCTCATTTTGACAGTCATCACCAGTATCATTACTGGTGGCGACAGtggtgtgtgatttttttttttccattaatgcCAGACACATGGACCTCGACACTGAGATACCAGTGCTCCTGATGTACAGTTTGGTCTGCAGCAGGCTGTCAGTCCAGTTCAGCGTCTGGATGTCCAAATACATAAAGGGCCATTAGTTTAAACGgatatgtgttttttgttatatGTCATATCAGTTTTTTTGACACTACTCGTCACCAGTCATTATAGAAGATATAGTAAAACTTGTAAATCCTTACGTTTTTGGCAACTTCATGTGGATGATGTGCAGATTCTTAAGTGCCATGCAATAAGTAGTTTTAACAAGGAGTAGAAGGTCtctgtgaaaatattatttctaaTTTTCAATAAAGTAAACTGCAAAAGCCAATTCAGGTTAGAGTCTTATCACgaaatttttattattttgacattttttccatttttaaataaagtttgacCTGGGTTTTCCTGTGGTGTTGAAATGACAGCAGCCCTCCACCACTGCATCcactgaataaaaacaggaaaatatccCACTCTATGACTGATTTGGCATATTACACAGATTGTACAATATGCTAATTttggtttctctgtgtgtggggTTGTGAATCACTGGCTTTACAGTGGTTGAATCAATGCAATTCTTCAAGTTGGTGATTCACTTCTacagtaattattatttttggaaACCACGATTTGATTCAGTAAACATTAGCCAGATTTTATATTCAGTGAATGCACTTTACATTTTGTGGGACTACTACTTATTCTAATAGAAAGTGACAAATGAACATTCATAAATGGAgagacataaacaaaaaatactgtCTCTGTTACTTGACTAAATATTatgataagataatcctttattcgtcccacaatggggaaatttacattgttgctgCAGTATTAGAAATTGATAAGatagaaaaaaaggaataaatatgagtaaaagaCAAGGAGATAAGACAAgataatattataaaaaaatataaacataagaacagtataaacaggacagtgtaataaaaatatgaacaatggAGCAATATATACATGACTATATTCATAGAGACAGATTGAACatgatattgcacattttgaaaatggtaCCAATGATACTAATCAGTGAAAACTGAATACTGTCATTATGCTGCACTGTCACACTATTCTTAAACACAGATCAATTGTCTTACTCTATATACTGGTTAAACAGAAGATATATTTGAGGAGTGCTTTAAGCACAGTAGTCAATGTTGGAAATTGTTTCGAGGTAtccattttacacacaaaacaatatgaCACTGTTCAGAATTCCATATGAGTGGTGCAGCCCTTACCACTGATTCTGCTGTAAACCTGCTCTCTGTCATTAATCAGCTGTGAATGCAAACTCAACATTTCATGCAGCTGCTTCACAACAGAGTTTGCTTCAGCAGCAGTTaacaagaaggaaaaacatCAACTTTATATGTTCCTATACCTCCTATAATACCTTAttgttattaatgttaatataGATTCATATTATGAGTCCACATTCCAGTGTAGATTTATTATAGCTGTGCTGCATTTTCATCATCTCCTGCAAGTGTTTACTGTGCAgacagctgatttttttctggtgttgtgctgttgtggcctattttaaaatcagatcaAATCCCAAATCTGTGTTTACGTTTATTTTTAACCTTACCTTGGTTGTCTTTGTAGCtatatgaaaaataacacatgctTGTCTTGCACTTTGCCAAGTAAAGGTTTTCTGTTGAGTTAAGGATGGATGTGAGGATGTATTAAACTTACTATATTCTTCTTTTCCCAGAGCTCAACAAGAATCCAGTGGAGGGCTTTTCAGCTGGTCtgatagatgatgatgatatatACAAATGGGAAGTTGTGATCATTGGTCCACAAGATACCCTTTtgtaagtgagaaaatgtttggATTGTAAAATCTGAGGTTGagatattaaaatatatattatttcatttcataatttcttATTTCTCCTTGCTCTGTTCTTTGTCTCTATTACAGTGAAGGAGGGTTTTTCAAAGCATATCTAACCTTTCCCTATGATTATCCACTACGGCCTCCAAAGATGAAATTCATCACTGAAATCTGGCACCCAAATGGTAAACACATTCAGCATGATGTTTACTTACAtcaaatatacattaaaatggATTTTTGATCTCTAATTTAGGCCATGTCCAAATTATGCTGGTTGTTAAATTCGTGTTCCAATTCATTACAGTTGCAAAGAACGGGGATGTTTGCATCTCAATTTTGCATGAGCCAGGAGAGGATAAGTTTGGTTATGAAAAGCCTGAGGAGCGCTGGCTTCCCATCCACACAGTAGAGACAATCATGATTAGTGTTATCTCCATGCTGGCAGACCCCAACAGTGATTCACCAGCTAATGTGGATGCTGCGGTGAGTTACATTATGTATTCCTATCCCCTGACATTAGAAAGCCACTTTCCATTCTTGTAATCTTGGCAGTTCAAGTAAACTGACGATGTGTCATTAATGTGTCTGATGTTGTTCCCACAGAAAGAATGGAGGGAGGACCCTAACGGTGAATTCAAGAGGAAGGTGGCTCGCTGTGTAAGAAAAAGTCAAGAGATGGCATTTGATTAGGAGTCAATTGTAAATTCCAGGGTGAGTAAATTGACTTGTTTCAGCTAAGACTCTGAGAAAGCTTGGTTCTTGAAGTAATAGGAattaagatgttttttgtttgttttttcagttaaagGAAATGCCTTCAGAGGGAAAATTTCAGCAAAAGGCTTTTGCACCCCTTGTTTTGCCAGTCAAAGGAGTTGGTTGACTTCAACCACATTTCTTTGAACGGTTGTCATTTTCCGCAAGATGAGCCAATTTGAGAACCCTACCAGCGAAATTAACCTGTTTCCTACCTGGAAttgtatatttaattttatttattttgaaaaattaatGATGTAAGATATGTCACTACTGTAAATTAACTTGcttttttatctgctgctgaACAGTTTCTACTTTATACCAGGTTTCTTATGCAATTTAGTCGTCAAGATTGTGTAAATCAAAACGAAAGCCCGTTATCATTAGGTCATCACTTGTCCTCCACGCTGCACACTTACCACCAGATTAATGTCGGCCCAGCAAATCTCTGTCAATAGATGTGATTATTTTCAACACTGTCATTGAATCACTGTTGCCTTTTGTTGGCTTCCTTCCTCACAGTTTGCTTATTGTTTAGAGGGACAGGTTGAGAACTTTTTGAGAGACTTTTAAAGAATTTTCATAGTCTGTTTTTCTGAGAAACAGCCTCCTGTTAGCATTTTCTTCTTATGTTAGTATATGTCACAGAGGTATAAGACCACAACTCTCAAACCTGCATGACCCACTCAAACAGCTCTGTTATCTATTATTGCCAGCTGTGGATGTATAAATGGAATGGCTTACTCAGTGATTTGAGAGTTATTGTTTTCTAACATAATGACTTACACTAGCatagctaatgctaacagaaGGTTTGTGCTAACTTCTCAGGATCAAACTCTATTAGGGTCTTGATTAGCAATCAGAAAGATGAACTTCAGATATTCCTGACCCTGTCCTTTAACACGTGGCCCTCGTCATCAGTGAAGATGTCTATTAATTATCACTGTCTTTTCACAATGTTCTTATAAATCATGGACAACCAAAAACAGTCTGTGAAAATAACCTAAGCTGTGATTATTCCACGTGTGTACTGGTTAAGTGGCATCTGAGCTTACCTCAATTTAAAAAGATAACAAATTTGACAAGGTTTATGGTTGTCTGAGTTGTAAATCTATTAACATGGGCAATTTTAGGGGCTCCATAGTAGAATTAGGCTAGTCATTCTTACCTTCTTCTTTGTTGTGGCACATTTGGCTTTTGATCAATGTGTGGGTAAATGATGATGTATAAGTCGCATTCACTTGTGGGTTTAGACTCTGAGGACGTTGGGTAGATTGTCGAGTAACGCCCTTAAATTATATCAACATCTGATTTGATTGTGATACTTATGATATATACATCTTGAGTTCTGATTGGTGCATACTTAGATGATATTTATCACTTTAATCACTGCATTTGGTTGTGATTCTTGATAGAGAATTGAAGAAGATAACTCACCACTTAATAAAGTATAAATAAGTGTTCTGATGGGAAATGAACGCAACTCTGCATCtaggttttgtttttaaaaaacatacacagttgTGTTTGGGTGGAGTCTGGAAAGCATTGGCTTGTGTTCACTTTTATTGATGGTGTTGCTGACTATTAAGCCATGATGACATCCATTTGAATTATGTTATACATGATTGATCTGTGACTGACATTGAAAACTAGCTAACCATCTTTTGGCGCATGCAATCAGGTTTGAAGGAGTTGGGTATGTTTAAATAAGATACCATTGTTAGTACATTCtgggtgaatgtgatgtgtACAGTTAGTAGATTTCTGTAGACTTGATGATCACGTAACTGCTGTCGACATTACCTTTTTAAGTCAGAATTTCTAACCTACCATGACCTCCTCTGACCGGTGTTCACTGTATTTGCACAGATTCGGTGCGTTTGAAATGTCATTAAGCAATACGCTCTGAAAATGGTGTGTCCAGGTAATCCACCCTAACGccattatttgtttttgggttgttttttttttccattttgtgtcAATGCAATGTATATTGGACATGATGCTCAATAAAGTGTGTAAACAGAGTGGCTtgtaattttgtttgtgttttacatttcagatgAGAACATGCTCTGGGTTCAAGTACATTAGACCTCTGCTCTGTAATTGGAGCCCTGGGAATAGTGTCAGATTTCAAGGCTGGCTTCATGTCACACTAACAGGCTCTGTTGGAtgcaacacacactgagctgataAAAGGTGATAGCAACCTGTCTGACTTATCTACAGGAAATATTGTGATTGTGCGCAGCAATGAGAAAGCGGGTTACATTTGTCGAGcacctgaaaaaagaaaacttgttAAAAAATGGAAGCAGTCACATCTTGATGAGGTGAGGCAGCAACATGGGAAATAACGAAAGGATGAAATGTAAGTGATGAATGTATTCCTTCTTTTTTCAAACAGTAGAATTCTTGATTTTTAGGTCTGCAGAGTCTAACAAGAGATGCACAGATGGTGAGTCAAATGTTCTTTTAAACGCCAACtagaaatatgaatgaatatgtttttAGTCTTGAATAACAAAATGGATGATTTGAGTGTAAATGCATCTGCAAGTAGTCATTAAGCAGTCTTTAATGAAAGTCATAATACCACAGTTAgaaattatttgattatttttagtCATACTAGTAGTAAGTCCTGTATTAAAACTTTTAACTTACAGAACAAGTAACTAAGAAAAATAGACTTTTAAGTATCATAAGTAGAAGTACCTTGTGTGCAGAAAGGGCCTTTTTCAGTTTATATGTTAAGGACTATTATTACAGATAGATCAACATATAAGCAGCATTTAAATGTTGTAGCTAGTCGAGGTGGAACTAATTTCAAGAGCTTAATGTACAAATCATATTTTAGGAGCTGATGATAACTTCTATATGTAAAATGTCATTCTGTAAAATATTTAGCAATTACATgtatagctgtcaaataaatgtgcattaaaaagtacaataaaatGCTCAAGTATGGTTTAAATACCTCAAAATTATACTTAAGTACATTAATTAGTCTcatagtattttttaaatatagtgaATTCACATCACAGAAATATGgagcaaaaaaaacaagacacatttttattttgtactcCCCTGGCTGTAACAAGTTCAACAATGTGTGCTACGATGAACtggaattaaaaataatttccagTAAAGAGTGTTGTCTTTGGCAGGCCTTGAGTGTTTACCTGGTCAGCAAGTGAGGAAGATGTACAGAGGGACACACATTAATGCGTCTGCAGGCAGCCAGCACATGAAGACAATACACATTCCCAAATCTATGATGTCTGCACCCTTCCTACAGGTGACCACATGGAGCTGGAGCAGATTTCTAAattagtttttctttaaaaaaaaaaaaaaaaaaaaaaaaaaatatatatatatatatatatatatatatatcaagtGCTTTGAGATGGTTTGAATGAGATATTCATGACATTTCTCATATGTAACTAGATTACCATCATTCTGCCAAGTACAGTCACATCAGTCCTTGTCTCTACCTCAGCATCCTGCCCTTACAGCTGGACAGAGACGCTACCTTTGCAGTATAGCAAATGTTTACAGTACGGAGCACATGAGACAACAGATGAAGCAGCACTATCTCAACGTGCTGCACACACGTGTTCAAGCAGGTGTGTATCTAAATGTCTCAGACATAAAGTTTGAATGCTACCATCCatcacatgttgtgttttgtatgtcCTAGATCAGAATCCCACCTGCAGAAGGAGATATGGGGATCATCAACGTGGAGAAAATAGCTCGTTCATAAAGGATGCAGAGAAGCATGTGGAGAAGAGGCCAAAGCCACAAGGGCAGAGAAAaggaagcagcagcacagctaATTCTGATGTTATACTTCCTAAAATAGTCAACAGATGACGAATACTGTGGCAAATGGTTTTATTGTCTTGAAGGCTTAAATGACCCTGTAGTGAGTGTTTATGTTGATCTTTGTATTAACACATGTTATTGTGTTGCAGTGACTTTACATGTCCCTAAATAAAGAATGGTCACAGTTATACAGACGTATACATATCACAAACACTATTGGATTTACAGTTCTAGTTCTGTTTGTTGGATGTCTAGTTGTAGCAGTTGtcaagaaatgtatttatatactTAATCATACTATTATCCATGGCTCAGTAATAAAAATTGGAATAACCTATATTCTGTTGTCCTGGAGCTCTATCAGTCAGattatgtatatacacagtatcCTTTCTAATGATACAGGTTTTATTTGGGCTTTATCAAATTTCAAACTTAACTTGTTAAAGAACTTGAGActtgtgtatttttcatttggGGGTGGGGTTAGTTGGAGGCTATGGTCAAtatgattatttatttcttttaatttataACTAGTGATGTAACATAATCGTCCTGACTAGTACACCTTCCAACATTAATTTTATATGAATTGTTGCTCTGTATGCTCAGTAACTATATTTAATAACTTCATATTCTTGCatgtgacaaatgaaaaatagtCTATGTTATATGAACAGCAAAGTTCACTGTCccagttaaataaataaataactagaggctgtttcagcaagttaataaaatgattaaatttTACTTGTGACTGAAGAGGAGCCCTTATGTAAGCAtcactgtatttgtatttttagctTTAAACAATTAGCATACCAGACTTGATGTTAGCACCTACTGCGCGCCGTTTGCGGCGCAATGAGCTCCTTTTACCCTCGTTATTGAAACCAAAGTCCATCCAACTTATAAGTCCCTGTTTGAATCATTAGCAAGTATGAAATGTGTTCTCGAAGGAAACGGTGTAAAAGGTAGTTGTAAAGAAGACTATcaaaatatgtgtaaatatatatttctatgTGTATGTCTTAAGTTGTAATGGCCCTCAACAGGTTTGTAAAAACATTCATTAATGTTAAAGACTGGTGCTAGCTTGGCTAATGTAGCTTAACTTCTAGCTTCTAACTAATTATGCTAGCTAAGTTGTTACTATTTAACTTCCTATTTTATCGTATTTTAGAGatgttatatttttttccccagtaaGGCCCGCTGGCACTTGACCTACTATACTTTGGCTAGTAAGTTACAATAACATGTAAACCGTATGTTGCCTGCCTTGAACTCTGGTGGGGCCATCTCATGTTGCAGCATTTGGAAAGGCCATTCATGCTCTGTCACGGATTGGAGAAGATCTGTGGTTGGATCCCATGGTCAAAGgggtgagcagcaccaactGATACTGGAAGGGACTAACACATATTATTGACCTTAACCAGGGGAGTAACCAATAATCCTGTCCTTTTAGTCCCCTTGTTAAAATTGAATAAATGTTATTATACGTGAGGTTCCTAGTTCCTGAGTCCCTGTCAACAACAGCTAGAAGCCTCTCCCTCTCAGGCAACCTCAGGCAATAGCATCAGCCAGCTGCATCTAAAGTGAGTGTCTCTGTCTTACAGCTGGCGCTGAGGTCAGTTAACGTTGCTCATTCTGCATATAGCTGCTTCCTCTTCTCCCCACTGTTCTTCCAGCACTACAGCTTGGGATCAGCATCAGAGCAGGGCAATGAAACCATCAAATGCAAACTGGTCATGAAGGTATATGTGTGGAATCACTGCACAGGACACTACTAGTTTTTTAAGGATATAGGAGACGGAAGTGGAAGTCTGATAAAATCAGAACTGAGCTAAGGCACAATAAATTGGTCTCCTTTAAAGTGTC is from Lates calcarifer isolate ASB-BC8 linkage group LG13, TLL_Latcal_v3, whole genome shotgun sequence and encodes:
- the LOC108878134 gene encoding ubiquitin-conjugating enzyme E2 G1; the encoded protein is MTEQSALLLRKQLAELNKNPVEGFSAGLIDDDDIYKWEVVIIGPQDTLFEGGFFKAYLTFPYDYPLRPPKMKFITEIWHPNVAKNGDVCISILHEPGEDKFGYEKPEERWLPIHTVETIMISVISMLADPNSDSPANVDAAKEWREDPNGEFKRKVARCVRKSQEMAFD